The following nucleotide sequence is from Bacteroidales bacterium.
GATCCGTTATAGGTGGCAAAGCGATCGAACAATTGGACGGTATTCGGATGAGTGAAACTTCGCTGATTGATCTCGTGAAGGGTTTTAAACGGCTTTAATTTTGGAAGAAGGAACAAAGCCCTGATAAAATCTTTGGAATAATAGTTCCTGAAACGATGAAGGGAGTTGTTGATGAATACCGGGTATGTGAAATCATAGATCCGGCTGCTCTCCCCGAGGTATCGGATCACATTTTTGCTGTCCTCACCGGCCTTGCGGTGCAACTCTTCTGCAAACTCTTCCGTCTCGCCATAAGCATTTATGATCATGCCGTCCTCATAAAAATAACGGCAAACTACAGGCTGCTTTGAATATTTGAAATGACTTGCGAAATCATCATCCACGAGTTCAAACAATTCCCCGATCAAATTGGGCAAAGTGAACAGCGAAGGACCCGTATCAAAACGAAATCCTTCATGCCTGATTTCCGACATTTTTCCACCCGGACGGTCATTTTTCTCAAAAACATCAATCTCGTAGCCTTTTGCTGCCAATCGTGCAGATACTGCAATGCCACCTATACCGGCTCCTATTACTGCAACTTTTTTTGGCATCCGGAAACATTTTAAACAAAGATATGTTATAAAGGCTGATGATTATTGTAATTTCGTAAACCAAACCTGATAATGAAAAAAGTACTTATCGTTGGGACTGGTCTTGGCGGGTTGACTACCGCGCTGCGCCTTGCCAAACTCGGTTACCAGGTCGAAATGGTCGAGAAATACCACCAGCCGGGAGGCCGGCTAAACCAGCTTAAAAAAGACGGATTCACCTGGGACATGGCGCCCACCTTCTTCAGCATGAGTTATGAATTCAAGGAATTCGTCAAATCAACCGGTATCAAAATGCCTTTCGAATTTGTGGAGCTCGACCCGCTGTATGCTGTCAATTTTGAAAACAGTGACAAATTTTACCTGATCCATAAAAACCTGAAAAAGCTGGCTAAAGAATTTGAAGCGCTGGAGCCTTATTTTGAAGCTAAAATGACACGTTATCTTGCAGGTGCCGGAAAGCTTTTTCACGATACCGAAAACATCATCATCAAGCAGAACTTCAACAGCATGGCCCATTTCCTGATGCAGATGGCAAAAGTACCCTGGGGCCATGCACCAAAAATGATCCGGTCAATGTGGAAAGAAATGGACCGCCATTTTGAATCCTATGAGGTTAAAGTGATATTTTCACTCGTGGCATTTTTCCTGGGAGCAACGCCATTCGACACGCCGGCGGTTTACAGCCTTCTCTCTTACACTGAAATGGTTCACGACGGCTACTTCAATGTCAAAGGAGGTATGTATAAAATCGTTGAAGGTCTTCTGGAAGAATTTAAAAAGAATAATATTAAGATCACCTACAACACCGAAATTATTGATTATGTTGAGAAAGAAGGGAAACTTGATCACCTGGTCGATAAAGAAGGGAAAAGATGGGACGCTGATATCTTTGTGATCAACGCAGATGCGGCAGGTTTCCGGTCGCAGATCTTCAAAAGATCCAAATTTACCGAAGAAAAGCTTGACCGGATGAAGTGGACCCTGGCCCCTTTCACCATGTATGTGGGGGTTAAAGGAAAAATCAATTCCCTGCACCATCACAATTATTTCCTTGGAAGCAATTTCAAAGAGTATGCTGGTAAAATATTTAAAAACTCTATAAGCCTTTCAAAGCCTTATTATTATGTAAACGTTAATTCAAGGTACAATACCTCCTCTGCGCCTGAAGGCTGTGAAAGCATCTTCATTCTCTGCCCGGTTCCCGATCTGCGCTACAAACCCGATTGGTCGGACCGTGACGAGCTGGCCAACAACATCCTCACCGATCTTTCGAACCGCATTGGCTATGATGTGAAAGGCAACCTGATGTCGCTGACCGTCATGGACCCGATAGAATGGGAAAAGACCTTCAACCTTTACAAG
It contains:
- a CDS encoding NAD(P)/FAD-dependent oxidoreductase; the protein is MKKVLIVGTGLGGLTTALRLAKLGYQVEMVEKYHQPGGRLNQLKKDGFTWDMAPTFFSMSYEFKEFVKSTGIKMPFEFVELDPLYAVNFENSDKFYLIHKNLKKLAKEFEALEPYFEAKMTRYLAGAGKLFHDTENIIIKQNFNSMAHFLMQMAKVPWGHAPKMIRSMWKEMDRHFESYEVKVIFSLVAFFLGATPFDTPAVYSLLSYTEMVHDGYFNVKGGMYKIVEGLLEEFKKNNIKITYNTEIIDYVEKEGKLDHLVDKEGKRWDADIFVINADAAGFRSQIFKRSKFTEEKLDRMKWTLAPFTMYVGVKGKINSLHHHNYFLGSNFKEYAGKIFKNSISLSKPYYYVNVNSRYNTSSAPEGCESIFILCPVPDLRYKPDWSDRDELANNILTDLSNRIGYDVKGNLMSLTVMDPIEWEKTFNLYKGSGLGLAHDLNQIGGFRPKNYDEVFGNVFYVGASTTPGTGLPMTVISSRLVTERIQKKYGLVLG